A genome region from Methylohalobius crimeensis 10Ki includes the following:
- a CDS encoding histidine kinase yields the protein MFLTASDALTTRLVCVSEEARPQIDQDLAKTVYAVFAVDDPQRFLGLVSAKEIAEQPHRIFADLLPKLAPSPVPENTPLARVYRRMEELDCWYLPVVNRLGEFMGAVTRSRILKVLLEENQRLTRRLFSLQEEERRYLSRELHDELGQYLAALRANLDCLAVFGNNQPQLQRQIDIINQLMDHLYCVVRGMIHRLRPELLDHLGLEEALRGLIEEYQSQYPGMTFGLEIYGSLEEMDEERELALYRLVQECLTNVIRHAEARQVKICICHLPDSPRNLCRRYFPPPRDRRVVHLTVCDDGKGLPVQLSPKGLGLAGMRERVEALGGTFLLESPLNQGVCVAIELPLKDSYEADSAAVGG from the coding sequence ATGTTCCTTACCGCAAGCGATGCCCTGACAACCCGGTTGGTGTGCGTATCGGAGGAGGCGCGTCCTCAAATTGATCAGGACCTCGCGAAAACCGTATACGCGGTATTTGCCGTGGACGATCCCCAACGCTTCCTGGGTTTGGTTTCGGCCAAGGAAATTGCGGAACAACCGCACCGGATTTTTGCCGATCTGCTTCCCAAGCTAGCGCCGTCTCCCGTACCCGAAAACACGCCTCTCGCGCGAGTGTATCGGCGCATGGAAGAGTTGGATTGTTGGTATCTCCCGGTAGTGAACCGGCTGGGGGAATTCATGGGTGCGGTCACGCGTTCGCGAATACTCAAGGTTTTGTTGGAGGAAAATCAGCGTCTGACTCGGCGGCTGTTTTCCTTGCAAGAAGAGGAGCGACGCTATTTGTCCCGGGAATTGCACGACGAGCTGGGGCAATACCTGGCCGCCTTGCGGGCGAATCTGGATTGCTTGGCTGTTTTTGGCAACAATCAGCCGCAGCTCCAACGCCAGATCGATATCATCAACCAATTGATGGATCATCTTTATTGTGTGGTGCGTGGCATGATACATCGATTGCGCCCGGAACTTCTGGATCATTTGGGTCTGGAGGAAGCGCTGAGGGGGCTCATCGAAGAATACCAGAGTCAATATCCCGGGATGACGTTCGGATTGGAGATTTACGGCAGTCTCGAGGAAATGGATGAGGAGCGGGAACTCGCCTTGTATCGGCTCGTGCAAGAATGCTTGACCAATGTGATCCGCCACGCTGAAGCTCGCCAGGTGAAAATATGTATATGCCATTTGCCCGATTCTCCCCGAAATTTATGCCGACGCTATTTTCCCCCGCCCCGCGATCGCCGAGTTGTCCATTTGACGGTTTGCGATGACGGAAAGGGCTTGCCGGTGCAGCTTTCTCCTAAAGGATTAGGCCTTGCGGGCATGCGGGAACGGGTAGAGGCGCTGGGCGGGACTTTTTTGCTCGAAAGCCCTCTCAATCAAGGAGTTTGCGTGGCGATTGAATTGCCTTTGAAGGATTCGTATGAGGCCGATTCGGCTGCTGTTGGTGGATGA